In a genomic window of Erigeron canadensis isolate Cc75 chromosome 5, C_canadensis_v1, whole genome shotgun sequence:
- the LOC122602278 gene encoding senescence/dehydration-associated protein At4g35985, chloroplastic-like produces the protein MSCCGVRKPRTLSPSRSSPPPMPPPPTINNYPQPKTAKHEVLLSMPNCKVHLMDEGEAIELASGDFKLIQISDDDILLATIIKINDDLQWPLTKDEPVDPLHYLFSLRLIKDEAPLSYGVTFSENVHGNFKLLDKFLKEHSTFSSSSSSRKADIDWKDFAPKVDADNNFLAKAIAEGTGQIIKGILLCSNAYTNQVQKGGNMILNQAMEQKNGISRTTINESNKINGSRKENGINKSLKSARNLSRMTENMSKAMLNGVGIATGSVMGPMVRSQAGKTFFSMVPGEVLLASLDAVNTVMDAVEAAQKQALSATSGAVTRMVGERFGESAGEATGDVLATAGHVAGTAWNVAKIRKAITPASSVSNGVRMNVTKIR, from the exons ATGAGCTGTTGCGGAGTTAGGAAACCAAGAACACTCTCTCCTTCAAGAAGTTCACCACCACcaatgccaccaccaccaacaatcaATAACTACCCGCAACCAAAAACTGCCAAACATGAAGTCCTTTTATCAATGCCTAATTGTAAAGTTCATTTAATGGATGAAGGGGAAGCCATAGAGCTTGCGAGTGGAGATTTCAAGCTAATTCAGATATCAGACGATGATATTTTGTTAGCAACcataatcaaaattaatgaTGATCTCCAATGGCCATTAACCAAAGATGAACCAGTAGATCCTCTTCACTACTTGTTCTCTTTGCGCCTTATCAAAGATGAGGCTCCTTTGAGTTATGGCGTGACCTTCTCAGAGAATGTCCATGGGAATTTCAAGTTGTTGGATAAGTTCTTGAAAGAGCACTcaactttttcaagttcatcatcatcaagaaaagCGGATATTGATTGGAAGGATTTTGCTCCAAAGGTTGATGCTGATAATAATTTTCTTGCAAAGGCTATCGCAGAAGGAACTGGCCAGATCATTAAAGGGATTTTGTTATGTAGCAATGCCTACACAAACCAG GTTCAAAAGGGAGGTAATATGATCTTAAACCAGGCAATGGAGCAAAAGAATGGCATCTCAAGAACCACTATAAATGAAAGCAACAAAATCAATGGTTCAAGAAAGGAGAATGGAATCAACAAAAGCTTAAAAAG TGCTAGAAACCTCTCAAGGATGACAGAAAACATGAGCAAAGCAATGCTGAATGGTGTCGGAATAGCAACCGGGTCTGTCATGGGTCCGATGGTTCGGTCACAAGCAGGGAAGACCTTTTTTAGTATGGTTCCAGGGGAGGTCCTTCTAGCTTCTCTTGATGCAGTTA ACACAGTAATGGATGCAGTTGAAGCTGCACAAAAACAAGCCTTATCTGCCACATCTGGTGCAGTCACTAGGATGGTCGGTGAAAG GTTTGGTGAAAGTGCAGGGGAAGCAACGGGCGATGTGCTTGCAACTGCAGGGCATGTTGCTGGCACTGCTTGGAATGTTGCAAAGATTAGAAAGGCTATTACTCCAGCATCCTCGGTCTCCAATGGCGTTCGCATGAATGTTACTAAAATTCgataa
- the LOC122598832 gene encoding putative ABC transporter B family member 8, whose translation MSLPTKSPDVSREETKEKKRSITIIFRYSDWLDKVLIVLGTVGAIGDGMSTNVLLVYVSRLFNSLGYGRSVQTNPDNFMKEIEKCSLAFVYIGLGVMVMAFMEGYCWSKISERQVLKIRYKYLEAILRQEVGFFDSQEATTSEIINSISKDTSLLQEVLSEKVPKFLMHTSVFLSGLGFCIYFSWRLSIVAFPTLIFLIIPGLIYGKYLMFLSKKSFLEYSKANSIVEQALASIKTVYSFTAEKTIVKKYSMILDRTTEMGLKQGIAKGLAIGSTGLSFAIWALIAWYGSHLVMYKEESGGRVYAGGLAFILGGLSLGMALPELNHFTEASIAASRIFHRIGRVPEIDGQDKNGLIPDTIHGNIEFENIEFTYPSRPNCIILKDFNLKIEAGSTIALVGASGSGKSTAIALVQRFYDADRGTIRVDGLDIKKLQLKWLRAQMGLVSQEHALFGTSIKENIMFGKIDATMEEVIAAATAANAHNFIRQLPEGYETKVGERGSLLSGGQKQRIAIARAIIKNPVILLLDEATSALDSESEKLVQTALDQASMGRTTMVVAHKLATVRNADVIAVMSDGTVIEQGSHADLTDSNTGHYARLVKLQRQFSSFNERETNTPITTKSSASRLSTSKSSPATFDSPTPFSDAHSLSSLNHPPPSFSRLLSLNAPEWRQGLIGSLAAAAFGSVQPVYALTVGGMISAFFVTNHEEMNSRIRSYSIIFCSLSIISILVNLIQHYNFAYMGEQLTKRIRLKALEKILTFETAWFDDEHNASGALCSRLSNEASLVKSLVADRMSLLIQTGSGVLIAMVMGLIVAWKLALVMIAVQPLSILCFYARKVLLSTMTANFIKYQNQSTQIAVEAVYNHRIVTSFNSLEIVLQIFDKAQDGPRKEARKKAWLAGIGIGSAQGLTFICWALDFWYGGKLVNAGEISAGDVFKTFFILISTGKVIADAGSMTSDIAKGSTAVASVFSILDRQSLISSNIDGSETSGVKLEKLSGGIEIKKVDFAYPGRPETQILRDFCLEVKPGTSVGLVGKSGCGKSTVIALIQRFYDTDRGTVKVDRVDIRMLNIEWYRKHMALVSQEPVLYSGTIRDNIFFGKPDASENELIEAAKAANAHSFISSLKDGYDTECGERGVQLSGGQKQRIAIARAIIRDPIILLLDEATSALDVQSEQVVQEALDRIMVGRTTVVVAHRLNTIRNLDSIAFVSEGKVVEQGSYNQLKNKKGAFFQLANIQKA comes from the exons ATGAGTCTTCCGACTAAGTCACCGGACGTATCTAGGGAGGAGACGAAGGAGAAGAAGAGGTCGATAACAATCATCTTTCGATATTCTGATTGGTTAGACAAAGTGCTTATAGTATTGGGCACTGTTGGAGCCATTGGTGATGGAATGTCTACAAATGTTTTGTTAGTTTATGTTAGTCGCCTCTTTAATAGCTTGGGTTATGGAAGAAGTGTTCAAACCAACCCTGATAACTTCATGAAAGAAATCGAAAAg TGCAGCTTAGCTTTTGTGTACATTGGATTGGGGGTGATGGTGATGGCGTTTATGG AAGGGTATTGTTGGAGTAAAATTAGCGAACGCCAAGTTTTAAAGATACGATACAAGTATCTGGAGGCTATTTTGAGACAAGAAGTAGGTTTTTTTGATTCACAAGAAGCAACAACTTCTGAAATCATTAACAGTATTTCCAAAGACACCTCTCTCCTTCAAGAAGTCCTTAGTGAAAAG GTGCCGAAATTCTTGATGCATACATCAGTGTTCTTATCAGGATTGGGATTTTGCATATACTTCTCATGGAGGTTGTCAATAGTAGCTTTCCCAACACTAATTTTCTTGATCATCCCAGGGCTAATTTATGGAAAATAtctcatgtttttatcaaaGAAGTCGTTTTTAGAATATAGTAAGGCGAACAGTATTGTGGAGCAAGCTCTTGCTTCTATAAAAACTGTCTACTCGTTCACTGCTGAGAAGACGATTGTTAAGAAGTACTCTATGATCTTGGACAGAACAACTGAAATGGGTTTGAAACAAGGTATTGCGAAAGGTCTTGCTATTGGGAGTACTGGACTTTCTTTTGCGATATGGGCGTTGATTGCTTGGTATGGAAGTCATTTGGTTATGTATAAAGAAGAAAGTGGAGGGCGGGTTTACGCAGGAGGTCTGGCCTTCATCTTGGGTGGATT ATCTCTTGGGATGGCATTACCAGAACTGAATCATTTCACAGAAGCATCAATAGCAGCGTCaagaatcttccacaggattgGCCGGGTCCCAGAAATCGATGGTCAAGACAAAAATGGACTTATACCTGATACCATTCATGGAAATATTGAATTTGAAAACATTGAATTCACATACCCTTCAAGGCCTAACTGCATTATCCTCAAAGATTTTAACCTCAAAATTGAAGCAGGGAGTACCATTGCTCTTGTGGGAGCAAGTGGAAGTGGCAAATCCACAGCTATTGCATTAGTTCAAAGGTTTTATGATGCAGATCGTGGGACTATCCGGGTCGATGGGTTGGATATCAAAAAACTGCAGTTGAAATGGCTGAGAGCACAAATGGGACTTGTTAGTCAAGAGCATGCACTCTTTGGAACATCTATAAAAGAGAACATTATGTTTGGAAAGATTGATGCAACGATGGAGGAAGTAATCGCAGCTGCAACTGCTGCCAATGCTCATAACTTCATCAGGCAGCTTCCAGAGGGATATGAAACAAAG GTTGGCGAAAGAGGATCCCTTCTATCCGGGGGACAAAAACAACGGATTGCCATTGCTAGAGCAATTATCAAGAACCCTGTGATTTTACTTCTAGACGAAGCTACAAGTGCACTTGATTCGGAATCAGAAAAACTTGTTCAAACTGCTCTTGACCAAGCCTCTATGGGAAGAACAACAATG GTGGTCGCACACAAGCTTGCCACCGTACGAAATGCAGATGTGATTGCTGTCATGAGTGATGGCACTGTTATCGAACAAGGTTCACACGCAGACTTAACAGATAGTAACACCGGTCATTATGCACGATTGGTAAAACTTCAAAGACAATTTAGTTCGTTTAATGAGCGTGAAACCAACACCCCAATCACTACAAAAAGCAGTGCTTCGAGATTAAGCACATCCAAATCAAGCCCTGCAACATTTGATTCGCCAACACCTTTCAGTGACGCGCATTCTTTATCATCATTGAATCATCCTCCACCTTCATTTTCTCGACTCCTGTCTTTAAATGCGCCAGAATGGAGACAAGGGTTGATAGGCAGCCTTGCTGCAGCCGCTTTTGGATCTGTACAACCAGTTTATGCGTTGACAGTTGGTGGAATGATATCAGCTTTTTTTGTAACAAATCATGAAGAGATGAATTCTAGAATCCGATCTTATTCTATAATCTTCTGCTCACTTTCTATCATATCGATTCTGGTAAATCTTATACAACATTACAATTTCGCATACATGGGTGAACAGCTAACAAAGAGGATACGATTAAAGGCACTCGAGAAAATCTTGACTTTTGAAACAGCTTGGTTTGATGATGAACATAATGCTAGTGGTGCATTGTGTTCTAGGCTAAGTAACGAGGCTTCGCTTGTTAAATCTCTTGTAGCAGACCGAATGTCACTACTAATCCAAACGGGCTCAGGCGTATTGATAGCCATGGTTATGGGTTTAATTGTGGCTTGGAAGTTAGCACTTGTTATGATTGCAGTTCAACCTCTTTCAATTCTTTGTTTCTATGCAAGAAAAGTATTGTTGTCTACAATGACAGCTAACTTCATAAAGTATCAGAATCAAAGCACTCAGATTGCAGTTGAGGCTGTTTATAATCATAGAATAGTGACCTCGTTTAATAGTTTAGAAATCGTTCTTCAGATTTTCGATAAGGCTCAAGACGGGCCAAGAAAGGAAGCAAGAAAAAAAGCATGGTTAGCTGGAATAGGCATTGGTTCGGCTCAAGGACTAACTTTTATTTGTTGGGCATTGGATTTTTGGTATGGTGGTAAGCTAGTAAATGCAGGGGAGATATCAGCCGGGGACGTTTTCAAAACGTTTTTTATATTGATCAGTACCGGAAAAGTTATAGCTGATGCAGGAAGTATGACTTCTGACATAGCAAAAGGCTCGACTGCAGTTGCTTCGGTCTTCTCCATTCTTGATCGCCAGTCTCTAATCTCGAGTAACATTGATGGAAGTGAAACCAGTGGAGTAAAGCTAGAAAAACTAAGTGGTGGAATAGAAATAAAGAAGGTAGATTTTGCATATCCAGGCAGGCCAGAAACCCAAATCTTGAGAGACTTTTGTTTAGAAGTGAAGCCAGGAACGAGCGTTGGATTAGTCGGTAAAAGTGGGTGTGGCAAATCCACGGTGATCGCATTGATTCAAAGATTTTATGACACGGATAGAGGTACGGTGAAGGTAGATCGGGTAGACATTCGAATGCTCAATATAGAATGGTACCGAAAGCATATGGCACTTGTTAGCCAAGAACCTGTTTTGTATTCGGGAACTATTCGTGACAATATCTTTTTTGGAAAGCCAGATGCATCCGAAAACGAGTTAATCGAAGCTGCAAAGGCTGCAAATGCTCATAGTTTCATCTC gTCACTTAAAGATGGATATGACACCGAATGCGGCGAAAGAGGGGTACAACTATCGGGAGGTCAGAAGCAGCGGATAGCCATAGCTAGAGCGATCATTCGGGACccaataatactattactggaTGAGGCTACAAGTGCTCTAGATGTTCAATCGGAGCAAGTTGTACAAGAGGCATTGGACCGGATTATGGTTGGAAGGACTACGGTCGTGGTAGCACATAGATTGAACACGATACGAAACCTTGACTCGATTGCATTTGTTTCGGAAGGGAAAGTTGTGGAGCAAGGGAGCTATAATCAACTTAAGAACAAGAAAGGGGCATTCTTCCAACTAGCTAATATTCAAAAAGCATAA
- the LOC122598847 gene encoding tRNA A64-2'-O-ribosylphosphate transferase isoform X1 translates to MSDDDMKTSSMNNIYKVSRRIKRKENSLYNSLRSIHEDSIFVSEIAELWPELPLVANLRCGLWYSNKFINHSNYNCYFKSTDGHTNNLSFNTSRLNLHLALLAGQKGGCMIVDSTRKGKRFPDSMSKTIPIWTCVLNRAILNYRNKMDGIIKPMERMDLSAQNSETTAPESFEWDTSLHLPLWVPDTEKTRIENHLDGWVKQLETSGADIASISSLLRKPLRPLWISQKTVIWLNEVPDYDSWDFTPIILISASASSDIYRQKTSSEFSWNYIAGAGDDEESWARGLTPALFWNNVYDLINSGPDMCNQKVAALVEKDRVYRAQRGQIAPQLSVKATKSGGTASTHIQDQPFDITNENGSSGHLLGDEHSMFWLGLTNLAVCSSGYDFKASNVDVILNCDQNQVLCTLVDAEAHLHLPIMNSKFDRFSLQRNLPSALSFAMLHLRGGKRLAVCCNSGEDISVCVCLAILISLFNVEGVYDDGKFFKEKRITKLDMRERLIFLCKYAVNARPSRGNLKQVFNFLSSASP, encoded by the exons atgtcGGACGATGATATGAAAACATCATCAATGAATAACATATACAAAGTATCAAGAAGAATAAAGAGGAAAGAAAACTCATTATATAATTCGTTACGTTCGATACACGAGGACTCGATATTCGTATCGGAGATAGCTGAATTATGGCCTGAGTTACCTCTTGTAGCCAACTTACGTTGTGGACTTTGGTATTCTAATAAGTTTATTAATCattcaaattataattgttACTTTAAGTCAACTGATGGACATACTAATAACCTGTCGTTTAATACTTCTCGCCTTAATCTTCATCTAGCTTTACTTGCAG GACAGAAGGGAGGGTGTATGATCGTTGATTCTACTCGGAAAGGGAAGAGGTTTCCAGACAGTATGTCAAAAACCATACCAATTTGGACTTGTGTGTTGAATCGTGCTATCTTGAATTACAGAAACAAAATGGATGGGATCATTAAGCCAATGGAGCGA ATGGATTTATCTGCTCAAAATTCTGAGACAACTGCGCCAGAGTCCTTTGAATGGGACACATCTTTGCATCTTCCCCTTTGGGTGCCAGACACAGAGAAAACTAGGATAGAGAATCACTTGGACGGATGGGTAAAGCAATTGGAAACAAGTGGAGCAGATATCGCTTCGATCTCATCTTTACTGAGAAAACCTTTACGACCTCTCTGGATCTCACAAAAAACTGTCATATGGTTGAACGAAGTTCCTGATTATGATTCATGGGATTTTACACCAATAATCCTTATTTCTGCATCTGCTTCAAGCGATATATATAGACAAAAGACGAGTTCTGAGTTTAGTTGGAACTACATAGCAGGAGCTGGTGATGATGAAGAGAGTTGGGCAAGAGGTTTAACTCCCGCCCTATTTTGGAATAATGTCTATGATTTGATTAATTCGGGGCCTGATATGTGTAACCAAAAGGTAGCTGCACTTGTTGAAAAGGATAGAGTATATCGTGCTCAACGCGGACAAATTGCTCCCCAGCTATCGGTTAAAGCTACAAAGTCAGGGGGTACCGCTTCAACCCATATTCAAGATCAACCATTTGACATCACAAACGAGAACGGAAGTAGTGGACATTTGTTGGGTGATGAGCATTCAATGTTTTGGTTGGGTTTGACGAACCTTGCGGTTTGTTCAAGTGGATATG ATTTCAAGGCATCCAATGTCGATGTCATACTCAACTGTGATCAAAATCAGGTTCTTTGTACCCTTGTGGATGCTGAAGCTCATTTACACCTGCCTATTATG AACTCAAAGTTTGATAGATTTTCTCTGCAAAGAAATTTACCTTCTGCATTGAGTTTTGCCATGCTGCATCTGAGAGGGGGGAAGAGGCTTGCAGTCTGCTGCAACAGTG GAGAAGACATTAGTGTTTGTGTTTGCTTGGCAATATTGATCTCCTTATTCAATGTTGAAG GGGTTTATGATGACGGAAAATTTTTCAAAGAGAAAAGAATAACAAAGCTAGATATGCGGGAGAGACTGATATTCTTATGCAAATATGCCGTAAATGCAAGGCCTTCAAGAGGTAATCTTAAGCAAGTATTCAACTTTCTTTCTAGTGCAAGTCCTTGA
- the LOC122598847 gene encoding uncharacterized protein LOC122598847 isoform X2, whose amino-acid sequence MIVDSTRKGKRFPDSMSKTIPIWTCVLNRAILNYRNKMDGIIKPMERMDLSAQNSETTAPESFEWDTSLHLPLWVPDTEKTRIENHLDGWVKQLETSGADIASISSLLRKPLRPLWISQKTVIWLNEVPDYDSWDFTPIILISASASSDIYRQKTSSEFSWNYIAGAGDDEESWARGLTPALFWNNVYDLINSGPDMCNQKVAALVEKDRVYRAQRGQIAPQLSVKATKSGGTASTHIQDQPFDITNENGSSGHLLGDEHSMFWLGLTNLAVCSSGYDFKASNVDVILNCDQNQVLCTLVDAEAHLHLPIMNSKFDRFSLQRNLPSALSFAMLHLRGGKRLAVCCNSGEDISVCVCLAILISLFNVEGVYDDGKFFKEKRITKLDMRERLIFLCKYAVNARPSRGNLKQVFNFLSSASP is encoded by the exons ATGATCGTTGATTCTACTCGGAAAGGGAAGAGGTTTCCAGACAGTATGTCAAAAACCATACCAATTTGGACTTGTGTGTTGAATCGTGCTATCTTGAATTACAGAAACAAAATGGATGGGATCATTAAGCCAATGGAGCGA ATGGATTTATCTGCTCAAAATTCTGAGACAACTGCGCCAGAGTCCTTTGAATGGGACACATCTTTGCATCTTCCCCTTTGGGTGCCAGACACAGAGAAAACTAGGATAGAGAATCACTTGGACGGATGGGTAAAGCAATTGGAAACAAGTGGAGCAGATATCGCTTCGATCTCATCTTTACTGAGAAAACCTTTACGACCTCTCTGGATCTCACAAAAAACTGTCATATGGTTGAACGAAGTTCCTGATTATGATTCATGGGATTTTACACCAATAATCCTTATTTCTGCATCTGCTTCAAGCGATATATATAGACAAAAGACGAGTTCTGAGTTTAGTTGGAACTACATAGCAGGAGCTGGTGATGATGAAGAGAGTTGGGCAAGAGGTTTAACTCCCGCCCTATTTTGGAATAATGTCTATGATTTGATTAATTCGGGGCCTGATATGTGTAACCAAAAGGTAGCTGCACTTGTTGAAAAGGATAGAGTATATCGTGCTCAACGCGGACAAATTGCTCCCCAGCTATCGGTTAAAGCTACAAAGTCAGGGGGTACCGCTTCAACCCATATTCAAGATCAACCATTTGACATCACAAACGAGAACGGAAGTAGTGGACATTTGTTGGGTGATGAGCATTCAATGTTTTGGTTGGGTTTGACGAACCTTGCGGTTTGTTCAAGTGGATATG ATTTCAAGGCATCCAATGTCGATGTCATACTCAACTGTGATCAAAATCAGGTTCTTTGTACCCTTGTGGATGCTGAAGCTCATTTACACCTGCCTATTATG AACTCAAAGTTTGATAGATTTTCTCTGCAAAGAAATTTACCTTCTGCATTGAGTTTTGCCATGCTGCATCTGAGAGGGGGGAAGAGGCTTGCAGTCTGCTGCAACAGTG GAGAAGACATTAGTGTTTGTGTTTGCTTGGCAATATTGATCTCCTTATTCAATGTTGAAG GGGTTTATGATGACGGAAAATTTTTCAAAGAGAAAAGAATAACAAAGCTAGATATGCGGGAGAGACTGATATTCTTATGCAAATATGCCGTAAATGCAAGGCCTTCAAGAGGTAATCTTAAGCAAGTATTCAACTTTCTTTCTAGTGCAAGTCCTTGA